The proteins below come from a single Malus sylvestris chromosome 3, drMalSylv7.2, whole genome shotgun sequence genomic window:
- the LOC126616198 gene encoding protein trichome birefringence-like 1 has translation MADYPTQTTTKPTKHHHSPTIPRPEAFSKPSLSSPIFFPSRRTAAFAYGFSFVCMACTFFLVLNPSGYSFPFGFKNIFKTPFELSRETPFSWKAEYFPRLDESGGLQSDMASAQLPNPILFLPQESNQTSSQNTTIQVTGKMGFSGKLEGSRKNESFAKDSDGVLGQAVALTSKESDDASEALSESEKQSNQTQPGYEFSTDDCDLFDGMWVRDDSYPLYAPGSCPLIDESFNCFLNKRPDNRYEKYRWQPKHCNIPRLDGKNMLGLLRGKRLVFVGDSLNRNMWESLLCLLRNSVDDKSGVVEALGRSEFRSEGSYSFVFKEYNCSVEFFRSPFLVQEWEMADANGSIKETLRLDLIEISSDKYKTADVLIFNTGHWWTHEKTSRGKGYYQEGSYIYDVLNVKEAFRKALTTWARWVDTNINPEKTIVFFRGFSPNHFRGGRWNSGGQCHDLIEPLAKETNRGKYASKLRILDSVITGMKTPIFYLNITRMTDFRRDAHPSIYRKQNFTEEEQKSPLRHQDCSHWCLPGVPDTWNELLYAQLVRHNQKQQQQQRQDPQRQKP, from the exons ATGGCGGATTACCCAACCCAGACAACCACAAAACCCACCAAGCACCACCACTCCCCCACAATCCCAAGACCAGAGGCCTTCTCCAAGCCCTCTCTTTCTTCCCCAATCTTCTTCCCCTCCAGAAGAACCGCCGCCTTTGCCTATGGCTTCTCGTTCGTCTGCATGGCTTGCACTTTCTTCCTGGTTCTCAACCCATCTGGCTACTCTTTCCCTTTCGGCTTCAAGAACATCTTCAAAACCCCTTTTGAACTTTCCCGGGAAACCCCATTTTCCtggaaagctgaatatttcccGCGTTTGGATGAGAGTGGAGGTTTGCAGTCTGATATGGCTAGTGCCCAACTGCCGAACCCAATTCTTTTCTTGCCCCAAGAATCCAATCAGACTTCGTCCCAGAACACTACGATTCAAGTAACTGGGAAAATGGGATTTTCCGGGAAACTGGAGGGTTCAAGAAAAAATGAATCTTTTGCTAAAGATTCTGATGGGGTTTTGGGGCAAGCAGTGGCATTGACCTCGAAAGAGAGTGATGATGCTAGTGAGGCATTGTCTGAATCCGAGAAGCAGAGCAATCAAACTCAGCCCGGTTATGAATTTTCGACGGATGATTGTGACCTGTTTGATGGAATGTGGGTGAGAGATGATTCGTATCCACTTTATGCGCCGGGTTCTTGTCCTCTTATTGATGAATCCTTCAATTGTTTTCTTAATAAGAGGCCTGATAATCGCTACGAAAAGTATAGATGGCAACCCAAACATTGCAATATTCCAAG GTTGGATGGTAAGAACATGTTGGGACTATTGAGAGGAAAGCGACTAGTTTTTGTTGGGGATTCTCTTAATAGGAATATGTGGGAGTCTTTGCTTTGTCTTCTTCGAAATTCAGTGGATGATAAGAGTGGAGTTGTTGAAGCCTTGGGTAGGAGCGAATTTCGTTCAGAGGGATCTTACTCTTTCGTATTCAAG GAGTACAATTGCTCAGTGGAATTCTTTCGATCGCCATTTCTAGTTCAAGAATGGGAGATGGCAGATGCAAATGGATCAATAAAGGAAACACTTCGCCTTGATTTGATTGAGATATCCTCCGATAAGTACAAAACTGCAGATGTTCTCATCTTCAACACAGGTCACTGGTGGACTCATGAGAAAACTTCCAGAGG GAAGGGTTACTATCAAGAGGGTAGCTACATCTACGATGTATTGAACGTTAAAGAGGCATTTCGGAAAGCTTTAACAACATGGGCAAGATGGGTGGATACCAACATAAATCCTGAGAAAACTATTGTTTTCTTCCGGGGCTTTTCACCTAATCACTTTAG AGGTGGAAGGTGGAATTCGGGAGGGCAATGCCATGATCTAATAGAGCCACTTGCAAAGGAGACAAATAGAGGAAAATATGCATCAAAATTGAGAATACTTGACTCGGTAATCACTGGAATGAAGACGCCAATATTCTATCTAAACATTACGAGAATGACTGATTTCAGGAGGGATGCTCATCCATCGATTTACAGAAAGCAGAATTTTACAGAGGAGGAGCAGAAATCGCCTTTGAGACACCAGGATTGCAGTCACTGGTGCCTCCCTGGTGTTCCTGATACATGGAATGAGCTTCTATATGCTCAGCTCGTTCGACATAACCAGAAGCAACAACAACAGCAGCGTCAAGACCCACAGCGACAGAAACCCTAG
- the LOC126616203 gene encoding peroxidase A2-like, which produces MHSSCSAQFCYKYMFVILLILCASAGSGDAQLTPTFYDESCPNATSIVRGVIQEALQTDPRIAASLIRLHFHDCFVNGCDGSILLDNSTSSTSTIDSEKTAFANNNSARGFDVVDSIKTALENACPAIVSCADILAIAAEESVALSGGPSWTVLLGRRDSTTANRTAANAAIPAPTLTLDGLKANFLAVGLNTTDLVALSGAHTFGRARCQSFTNRLYNFSGTGSPDQTLNSTYLETLSEICPQNGNSSVLTNFDPVTPDTFDANYFSNLQVQKGLLQSDQELFSTSGADTIDIVNDFSTNQSAFFESFVESMIKMGNISPLTGTDGEIRLNCRRVNGDSYGSAATLVAAY; this is translated from the exons ATGCATTCTTCTTGTAGCGCTCAATTTTGTTACAAATATATGTTTGTAATATTACTAATCTTGTGTGCAAGTGCAGGATCTGGTGATGCTCAGTTGACTCCTACGTTTTATGATGAATCATGCCCGAATGCCACCAGCATTGTGCGTGGAGTCATTCAAGAGGCTCTGCAGACGGATCCCCGGATTGCTGCCAGCCTCATTCGGCTTCACTTCCACGATTGCTTTGTCAAC GGTTGCGATGGATCAATTCTGTTGGACAATAGTACCAGTTCTACCAGTACCATAGACAGCGAAAAAACAGCATTTGCAAATAACAACTCAGCCAGAggatttgatgttgtggacagTATCAAGACTGCATTGGAGAATGCTTGTCCCGCCATCGTTTCCTGTGCTGATATTCTCGCCATTGCTGCCGAAGAATCTGTTGCTTTG TCTGGAGGTCCTTCATGGACAGTGCTACTAGGAAGAAGGGATAGCACAACAGCGAATCGCACGGCTGCCAACGCAGCCATTCCAGCTCCTACTTTAACACTTGATGGACTCAAGGCCAACTTCTTAGCTGTAGGCCTCAACACCACTGATCTGGTTGCATTATCTG GTGCTCACACATTTGGGCGTGCTAGATGTCAATCTTTCACCAATCGATTGTATAACTTCAGCGGCACAGGCAGTCCTGATCAAACCTTGAACTCAACCTACTTAGAAACACTGAGTGAGATATGCCCGCAGAATGGGAATAGCAGTGTGCTAACCAATTTTGATCCTGTAACTCCCGACACTTTTGATGCAaattatttctcaaatcttcaagTTCAGAAAGGCTTGCTCCAAAGCGATCAAGAGCTGTTTTCAACTAGCGGGGCTGATACCATCGACATTGTCAACGACTTCAGCACTAATCAGAGCGCATTCTTTGAGAGTTTCGTGGAATCCATGATTAAAATGGGGAATATAAGCCCCTTGACCGGTACTGATGGAGAGATTCGATTGAACTGCCGTAGGGTTAATGGAGATTCATATGGATCAGCTGCTACTTTGGTAGCTgcatattaa